In one Nitrospira sp. CR1.1 genomic region, the following are encoded:
- a CDS encoding response regulator, whose product MESPETPKLRVLMVEDEEDTASLLKFLLERASYQVVHAKDGRQAQELVNTISPPDIVLLDVMLPFLSGLQVLTVIRKREGWTKVPIVMLTADGSEHDIKRALENGANDYMIKPFNPRELTSRLKRFVAQAA is encoded by the coding sequence ATGGAAAGCCCTGAAACCCCCAAACTCCGCGTTCTCATGGTTGAAGATGAGGAAGACACGGCGAGCTTATTAAAATTTCTTCTGGAGCGGGCCAGTTATCAGGTGGTGCATGCCAAAGACGGCCGGCAGGCGCAGGAACTCGTCAATACCATTTCTCCTCCTGACATCGTGTTGCTGGATGTGATGTTGCCGTTCTTGAGCGGACTGCAAGTGCTCACCGTAATCAGAAAGCGCGAGGGATGGACCAAGGTGCCGATCGTCATGTTGACGGCCGACGGGAGCGAGCATGACATCAAACGTGCATTGGAGAACGGCGCCAACGATTACATGATTAAGCCGTTCAATCCACGCGAACTGACCAGCCGGCTGAAGCGGTTCGTCGCTCAAGCGGCCTGA